One segment of Psychromonas sp. psych-6C06 DNA contains the following:
- a CDS encoding TolC family protein translates to MNRLIFALLFLLIMSPKIFALTLQDALNIALTEDPAQHIYENQQNALMAMGKASATLADPMIKLGMANVPSDSFSLDKDPMTQLSFGLSQQFSRGQSRSIRQKGFNLQSQASAYQAQERRLLVSKTVRELWLNILLIEKSMRLVSESRVLFSSFYDDLSAQFSLGLAENEDLISAEIELGQFDEKIAKLTQQSSALRRLLSEWIGERAYQPLTIDLPKWSETIAYVNNNDVVNEQHYELLTEHPKAKAFKQSVLVAQSNINLAEQDYQPSFKVELGYGKRFSKMDNGESRSDLLSGFVSMDIPLFTDQRQDQKMIAAQHSKGQKQAEYRLLLRQLNAQLSAEIVNYHQLVARQMRYKQSLLKQAKLHSQLLEQSYQSNTRPFKEVIQAYIHELNLSLEYQQLYFDGLKSLATIRYFQGL, encoded by the coding sequence ATGAACAGGTTAATATTTGCGCTGTTATTTTTATTAATAATGTCGCCGAAGATTTTTGCTTTAACATTGCAGGATGCACTCAACATTGCACTAACTGAAGATCCTGCACAACATATTTATGAAAACCAACAAAATGCATTAATGGCAATGGGAAAAGCTAGCGCGACGCTTGCAGACCCCATGATAAAGTTGGGAATGGCTAATGTACCTAGCGATAGTTTTTCATTAGACAAGGATCCCATGACCCAGCTTAGTTTCGGCTTATCACAGCAGTTTAGTCGTGGTCAGTCCCGTAGTATTAGGCAAAAAGGGTTCAACCTACAGTCCCAAGCTAGCGCATATCAAGCACAAGAAAGGCGTCTATTAGTCAGTAAAACAGTGCGTGAATTGTGGCTTAATATTCTTCTTATTGAAAAATCTATGCGCTTAGTTTCTGAAAGTAGAGTGTTGTTTAGTAGCTTTTATGATGATCTCTCTGCACAGTTTTCTCTAGGTCTTGCTGAAAATGAAGATCTAATTAGTGCAGAGATTGAGCTTGGGCAATTCGATGAAAAAATTGCCAAACTTACGCAACAGTCATCGGCATTACGTAGATTATTAAGTGAGTGGATAGGTGAGCGCGCTTATCAGCCACTCACCATTGATTTACCAAAATGGAGTGAAACAATTGCGTATGTTAATAATAATGATGTGGTTAATGAACAACATTATGAATTGCTGACCGAGCATCCTAAAGCAAAAGCATTTAAGCAAAGTGTGTTAGTCGCACAGAGTAATATTAATCTTGCTGAACAAGATTATCAGCCCAGTTTTAAAGTTGAACTAGGTTACGGGAAACGTTTCTCTAAGATGGATAATGGCGAGTCTAGATCTGACCTGCTAAGCGGTTTTGTTTCCATGGATATCCCACTGTTTACTGATCAGCGTCAAGACCAAAAAATGATTGCTGCACAGCATAGCAAAGGACAAAAGCAAGCTGAATATAGACTCTTGCTTCGCCAATTAAATGCGCAGTTAAGCGCTGAAATTGTTAACTACCATCAATTAGTCGCACGACAAATGCGATACAAACAAAGCTTGCTTAAACAAGCAAAACTGCACTCTCAGTTACTAGAGCAAAGCTACCAATCGAATACACGACCATTCAAAGAGGTGATTCAGGCTTATATCCATGAATTAAACCTTTCGCTTGAGTATCAGCAACTCTATTTCGATGGTTTAAAAAGTCTTGCGACCATCCGTTATTTCCAGGGACTTTAA